In Streptococcus oralis, a single window of DNA contains:
- a CDS encoding HAD-IC family P-type ATPase produces MKYLSSQDIKDRQRNISDIKPYKTTKEIVVSNIFTFFNAMNLALAVLVATTLRFENMLFLGVIAINTAIGIFQEVRSKNALEKLSLLGKSKYRVNRDGQTIEIDPEDIVLGEYLHLNLGDQVPVDAEVLEGNIEVDESLLTGESDSVFKTVGDKLMSGSNVVSGTCLVTATAVGPDSYINKLAKSSKEFKKYPSQLRDYMDKILKIVSILLVPVAILLYVRGFSLGRSYVEIVLGSSGALVGMIPEGLILLVSVSLAVAAMKLAKKKVLVQELYCVETLARVDVLCFDKTGTITTGNMKVQEMDANVEEKLSSYLAYFDDENATSRALKTYLTCEKKWEVQEVGAFSSKNKYSFVQVKDGGTYFFGAYEFLGFTQPMDAYYEHLKQQGFRILTLAHSKDQITSPANMELLGHVVLSDEIKDNTKETFDYFESQGVEVKIISGDNHVAVYGVARKAGFKEEARAIDMTKVSEQDFERVVLEHEIFGRVTPEQKQKMVSILQNAGKTVAMSGDGVNDVLALKKAAISFAMNGATSAAKSVSNIVFLTDDFAVFYDILMEGRRVINNIQKVASLFLTKTFFSIVFAILSVVFGLEFAFIPIQFTIISAITIGIPSFFLTFESNKEKVSTHFMRDILTNAAIGGGILVASVLLTNFFITVPGQVKFICFLLALINGLCLVAKVSLPFNRYKLVLLILLSLAALVGLLVNTFILQGASVPLETTQVVYVAILAVVIGGLHYLTRRKS; encoded by the coding sequence ATGAAGTATTTAAGCAGTCAAGACATCAAGGATCGCCAACGAAACATCAGCGACATTAAACCCTACAAAACAACCAAGGAAATTGTCGTTTCAAATATTTTTACCTTTTTTAATGCCATGAACTTGGCTCTGGCAGTTCTAGTAGCCACAACCTTGCGATTCGAAAATATGCTCTTTTTAGGTGTGATTGCTATCAATACAGCCATCGGTATTTTCCAAGAAGTGCGTTCAAAAAATGCTTTGGAAAAGCTGAGTTTGCTTGGTAAGAGTAAGTACAGGGTCAATCGAGATGGTCAAACGATCGAGATTGATCCGGAGGATATTGTTTTAGGGGAGTACCTGCATCTCAATCTGGGAGACCAGGTACCTGTTGATGCGGAAGTCCTTGAAGGGAATATTGAAGTGGATGAGTCCTTGCTGACTGGTGAGAGTGATTCGGTCTTTAAAACAGTTGGTGACAAGCTGATGAGCGGAAGTAATGTCGTCAGCGGTACTTGTCTGGTTACGGCAACGGCTGTGGGTCCAGATAGCTATATTAACAAACTCGCAAAATCCAGCAAGGAATTTAAAAAATACCCTTCTCAACTACGCGATTACATGGATAAGATTTTAAAAATCGTTTCCATCTTGCTGGTGCCAGTTGCCATTCTGCTCTATGTAAGAGGTTTTAGTCTAGGACGGTCTTATGTTGAGATTGTCTTGGGAAGTTCAGGCGCCTTGGTCGGCATGATTCCAGAGGGTTTGATTCTCTTAGTCAGCGTTTCTCTAGCAGTAGCGGCCATGAAGCTGGCTAAAAAGAAGGTTCTGGTGCAGGAGCTATACTGTGTGGAAACTTTAGCGCGAGTAGATGTTCTTTGTTTTGATAAGACAGGTACCATCACGACTGGTAATATGAAGGTTCAAGAAATGGATGCTAATGTAGAAGAGAAACTGTCTTCTTATCTAGCCTATTTTGACGATGAAAATGCAACTTCCCGAGCTCTGAAGACTTACTTAACCTGTGAGAAAAAGTGGGAAGTTCAAGAAGTCGGTGCCTTTTCAAGCAAAAACAAGTATTCCTTTGTTCAAGTAAAAGATGGTGGGACCTATTTCTTCGGAGCCTATGAATTTCTAGGCTTTACCCAGCCGATGGATGCCTACTATGAGCATCTGAAACAGCAAGGTTTTCGAATCTTAACACTCGCTCATAGCAAGGACCAGATTACGAGTCCAGCTAATATGGAACTACTAGGCCACGTCGTTTTGTCAGATGAGATTAAGGACAATACCAAGGAAACCTTTGACTATTTCGAATCTCAAGGTGTTGAAGTGAAGATTATCAGTGGTGATAATCATGTAGCTGTATATGGGGTGGCTCGTAAGGCAGGTTTTAAGGAAGAAGCCCGTGCGATTGATATGACCAAGGTGAGTGAACAAGATTTTGAAAGAGTGGTCTTGGAACACGAAATCTTTGGACGTGTTACACCTGAACAGAAGCAAAAGATGGTATCTATTTTGCAAAATGCGGGTAAGACAGTTGCCATGAGTGGTGACGGGGTCAATGATGTTCTGGCTCTCAAGAAAGCAGCTATCAGTTTTGCTATGAATGGTGCTACTAGCGCAGCCAAAAGTGTATCCAATATTGTTTTTTTGACCGATGATTTTGCGGTATTTTATGATATCTTGATGGAAGGTCGCCGGGTCATCAATAACATCCAAAAGGTAGCCTCTCTCTTTCTGACAAAGACCTTCTTCTCCATCGTGTTTGCCATTTTGAGTGTGGTATTTGGTTTGGAATTTGCCTTTATCCCCATTCAGTTTACAATCATTTCAGCCATTACGATTGGGATTCCATCCTTCTTTCTAACTTTTGAGTCCAATAAAGAAAAGGTCAGCACACATTTTATGCGAGATATTTTGACCAATGCTGCGATTGGTGGTGGCATTCTAGTCGCTAGTGTACTCTTGACGAACTTCTTTATCACTGTCCCTGGTCAGGTCAAATTTATTTGCTTCCTACTAGCTTTAATCAATGGTCTGTGCCTAGTTGCCAAGGTCAGTCTGCCATTTAATCGATACAAACTAGTCTTGCTCATACTTTTGAGCCTTGCAGCCCTTGTTGGATTGCTTGTCAATACCTTTATCCTGCAAGGAGCGTCTGTGCCTTTAGAAACTACCCAAGTCGTCTATGTAGCCATCCTAGCAGTGGTGATTGGAGGCTTGCATTATCTGACTAGAAGAAAAAGTTGA
- a CDS encoding PTS system mannose/fructose/sorbose family transporter subunit IID, with product MAEKIQLTKSDRRKVWWRSQFLQGSWNYERMQNLGWAYSLIPAIKKLYTTKEEQAAALERHLEFFNTHPYVAAPIMGVTLALEEERANGVEIDDAAIQGVKIGMMGPLAGIGDPVFWFTVRPILGALGASLAATGNIVGPLLFFFGWNIIRMAFLLQTQEFGYRAGSEITKDMSGGILKDITKGASILGMFILAVLVQRWVSINFTVNLPGKQLAEGAYINFPEGAVTGAELKGILADALGGLSLDKIQPQTLQGQLNSLIPGLMGLLLTFLCMSLLKKKVSPILIILALFAVGIAARYFGIM from the coding sequence ATGGCTGAAAAAATTCAATTAACAAAATCAGATCGTCGAAAAGTTTGGTGGCGTTCACAATTCCTTCAAGGTTCTTGGAACTATGAGCGTATGCAAAACTTGGGTTGGGCTTACTCATTGATTCCAGCTATCAAAAAATTGTACACTACTAAAGAAGAACAAGCCGCTGCTCTTGAGCGTCACCTTGAGTTCTTCAACACTCACCCATACGTAGCTGCTCCTATCATGGGGGTTACGCTTGCACTTGAAGAAGAACGCGCTAACGGTGTTGAAATCGATGACGCGGCTATCCAAGGGGTTAAGATCGGTATGATGGGACCTCTTGCTGGTATCGGTGACCCAGTATTCTGGTTCACAGTTCGTCCTATCCTTGGTGCTCTTGGTGCATCACTCGCTGCAACTGGTAACATCGTTGGTCCCCTTCTCTTCTTCTTTGGATGGAATATAATCCGTATGGCCTTCCTATTGCAAACACAAGAGTTTGGTTACAGGGCTGGATCTGAAATCACTAAAGACATGTCTGGTGGTATCTTGAAAGACATCACTAAAGGGGCATCTATCCTTGGTATGTTCATCCTTGCCGTTCTTGTACAACGTTGGGTATCTATCAACTTTACTGTGAACCTTCCAGGTAAACAATTGGCTGAAGGAGCTTACATCAACTTCCCAGAAGGTGCTGTTACTGGTGCTGAATTGAAAGGAATTCTTGCTGATGCACTTGGAGGATTGAGCCTAGATAAGATTCAACCACAAACCCTTCAAGGTCAGTTGAACTCATTGATCCCAGGATTGATGGGACTTCTCCTTACTTTCCTTTGCATGTCGTTGCTTAAGAAAAAAGTATCTCCAATCCTAATCATCCTTGCTCTCTTTGCAGTAGGTATCGCAGCTCGTTACTTCGGTATCATGTAA
- a CDS encoding PTS mannose/fructose/sorbose transporter subunit IIC codes for MSDISIISAILVVVVAFLAGLEGILDQFQFHQPIVACTLIGLATGNLEAGVMLGGSLQMIALGWANIGAAVAPDAALASVAAAIILIKGGNFTTEGIAVATATAIPIAVAGLFLTMIVRTISVVLVHSADAAAKDANFAAVERAHYFALVLQGLRIAIPAAFLIAIPASAVQDALKLMPEWLNGGMAVGGAMVVAVGYAMVINMMATREVWPFFAIGFALAAISQLTLIALGVIGVALAFIYLNLSKQGGNGGGGAATSNDPIGDILEDY; via the coding sequence ATGTCAGATATTTCAATCATTTCTGCTATCTTGGTTGTAGTTGTTGCCTTCCTTGCAGGTCTTGAAGGTATCCTCGACCAATTCCAATTCCATCAACCAATCGTCGCATGTACCCTTATCGGACTTGCAACTGGTAACCTCGAAGCAGGTGTTATGCTTGGTGGATCTCTTCAAATGATCGCCCTTGGTTGGGCAAACATCGGAGCTGCCGTAGCTCCTGACGCTGCTCTTGCATCTGTTGCTGCAGCAATCATCTTGATCAAAGGTGGAAACTTTACTACTGAAGGTATCGCTGTTGCAACTGCAACAGCTATCCCTATTGCCGTAGCTGGACTTTTCTTGACAATGATTGTTCGTACAATCTCAGTTGTCTTGGTTCACTCAGCTGATGCTGCTGCTAAAGACGCAAACTTTGCTGCCGTTGAACGCGCTCACTACTTTGCTCTTGTTCTTCAAGGTCTTCGTATCGCAATCCCTGCAGCCTTCCTTATCGCTATCCCAGCTTCTGCTGTCCAAGATGCTCTTAAATTGATGCCAGAATGGTTGAACGGTGGTATGGCTGTCGGTGGTGCTATGGTCGTTGCCGTTGGTTACGCTATGGTTATCAACATGATGGCAACTCGTGAAGTATGGCCATTCTTCGCAATCGGTTTCGCTCTTGCAGCGATTTCACAATTGACTTTGATTGCCCTTGGTGTCATCGGTGTTGCCCTTGCCTTCATCTATCTTAACCTTTCTAAACAAGGTGGAAACGGTGGCGGAGGAGCTGCGACTTCTAACGACCCAATCGGTGATATCCTAGAAGACTACTAG
- a CDS encoding Cof-type HAD-IIB family hydrolase translates to MTKKIIAVDLDGTLLNSESKLSDFTKETIKKISEKGHHVIITTGRPYRMAKDFYRELELHTPMINFNGSLTHLPGQTWAHEKCLTLDKKYLLDMVQRKEDIQADFIAGEYRKKFYITAPNKEIADPKLFGVENFQPENQFKPELVTKDPNCILLQTRAEDKYALADEMNRFYQHQLSINTWGGPLNILECTPKGVNKAFALEYLLNVMNRDKKDLIAFGDEHNDTEMLAFAGKGYAMKNANPDLLPYADEQLPLTNEEDGVAHALQNLFL, encoded by the coding sequence ATGACTAAAAAAATTATCGCAGTCGATTTGGACGGAACCCTGCTGAATAGTGAAAGCAAGCTCTCCGATTTCACCAAAGAGACGATCAAAAAAATTTCAGAAAAAGGGCACCATGTCATCATCACGACAGGCCGTCCGTATCGTATGGCAAAAGATTTCTACCGTGAACTAGAATTGCATACTCCCATGATTAACTTTAATGGTTCTCTTACCCATCTACCAGGACAGACTTGGGCGCATGAAAAGTGCTTGACCTTGGATAAAAAATACCTTTTGGACATGGTCCAACGCAAAGAGGATATCCAAGCTGACTTTATTGCTGGAGAATACCGTAAGAAATTCTACATTACAGCTCCTAATAAAGAAATCGCAGATCCAAAATTATTTGGTGTGGAAAATTTCCAACCAGAAAATCAATTCAAGCCTGAACTGGTGACCAAGGACCCCAACTGCATCCTCTTGCAAACAAGAGCTGAGGATAAATACGCTCTGGCAGACGAGATGAATCGTTTTTATCAACACCAACTATCCATCAATACTTGGGGAGGCCCCCTCAACATCCTCGAGTGTACTCCCAAAGGGGTAAACAAGGCCTTTGCTCTAGAGTACTTGCTCAATGTGATGAATCGTGATAAAAAAGACTTAATCGCCTTTGGTGATGAGCATAATGACACTGAAATGTTGGCATTTGCAGGCAAGGGATATGCTATGAAAAACGCCAATCCGGACTTGCTTCCCTATGCAGACGAACAACTTCCTCTGACCAACGAAGAAGATGGAGTTGCCCACGCTTTACAAAATTTATTCCTATAA
- a CDS encoding PTS sugar transporter subunit IIB, which translates to MSIGIIIASHGEFAAGIHQSGSMIFGEQEKVQVVTFMPNEGPDDLYAKFNNAVAAFDAEDEVLVLADLWSGSPFNQASRVMGENPERKFAIITGLNLPMLIQAYTERLMDANAGVDKVAANIIKEAKDGIKALPEELNPVEEVATTAAAPVAQAAIPEGTVIGDGKLKINLARLDTRLLHGQVATAWTPDSKADRIIVASDNVANDDLRKELIKQAAPNGVKANVVPIQKLIDVAKDPRFGETHALILFETPQDALRAIEGGVPIKTLNVGSMAHSTGKTMINNVLSMDKEDVATFEKMRDLGVEFDVRKVPNDTKKDLFDLIKKANVQ; encoded by the coding sequence ATGAGTATCGGAATCATTATTGCGAGCCACGGCGAATTTGCTGCGGGTATTCATCAGTCAGGATCTATGATCTTTGGTGAACAAGAAAAGGTTCAAGTTGTAACCTTTATGCCAAATGAAGGTCCAGATGACCTTTACGCTAAATTCAACAACGCTGTGGCTGCATTTGACGCAGAAGATGAGGTTCTAGTATTGGCTGACCTTTGGAGTGGATCTCCATTCAACCAAGCTAGCCGCGTAATGGGAGAAAATCCAGAACGTAAGTTTGCCATCATCACAGGACTGAACTTGCCGATGTTGATCCAAGCCTACACAGAGCGCCTTATGGACGCGAATGCAGGTGTGGATAAAGTCGCTGCGAATATCATTAAAGAAGCCAAAGATGGCATCAAGGCTCTTCCAGAAGAGCTTAACCCAGTTGAGGAAGTTGCAACTACTGCAGCTGCTCCAGTTGCCCAAGCTGCTATTCCAGAAGGAACAGTTATCGGTGACGGTAAACTGAAAATCAACCTTGCTCGTCTAGACACTCGTCTCCTTCACGGTCAGGTTGCCACTGCTTGGACTCCAGATTCAAAAGCGGATCGTATTATCGTTGCTTCAGACAACGTTGCAAACGACGATTTGCGTAAAGAATTGATCAAACAAGCAGCTCCAAACGGAGTAAAAGCCAACGTTGTCCCAATTCAAAAATTGATCGACGTTGCAAAAGACCCACGTTTCGGCGAAACTCATGCCCTTATCTTGTTTGAAACTCCACAAGATGCACTTCGTGCTATCGAAGGTGGCGTACCAATCAAGACCCTTAACGTTGGTTCTATGGCTCACTCAACAGGTAAAACAATGATCAACAACGTTTTGTCTATGGACAAAGAAGACGTTGCAACCTTTGAAAAAATGCGTGACCTCGGTGTTGAATTTGACGTACGTAAAGTACCAAACGACACGAAAAAAGATTTGTTTGACTTGATTAAGAAAGCAAACGTTCAATAA
- the pepC gene encoding aminopeptidase C has translation MNAIQESFTDKLFANYEANVKYQAIENAASHNGIFAALERRQSHVDNTPVFSLDLTKDKVTNQKASGRCWMFAALNTFRHKLISQYKLENFELSQAHTFFWDKYEKSNWFLEQVIATADQELTSRKVSFLLQTPQQDGGQWDMVVALFEKYGVVPKSVYPESVSSSSSRELNAILNKLLRQDAQILRDLLASGADQATVQAKKEDLLQEIFNFLAMSLGLPPRKFDFAYRDKDDNYQSEKGITPQEFYKKYVNLPLEDYVSVINAPTADKPYGKSYTVEMLGNVVGSRAVRYINVPMERLKELAIAQMQTGETVWFGSDVGQLSNRKAGILATDVYDFESSMDIQLTQDKAGRLDYSESLMTHAMVLTGVDLDENGKSTKWKVENSWGDKVGADGYFVASDAWMDEYTYQIVVRKELLTAEEQAAYEAEPIVLAPWDPMGALAE, from the coding sequence ATGAACGCAATTCAAGAATCATTTACTGATAAACTATTTGCTAACTATGAAGCAAATGTCAAATACCAAGCGATCGAAAATGCTGCCAGCCACAATGGGATTTTTGCAGCTCTAGAACGTCGCCAAAGCCATGTAGACAATACACCTGTTTTCTCATTGGATTTGACCAAGGACAAGGTTACTAACCAGAAAGCATCTGGTCGTTGCTGGATGTTTGCAGCTCTCAACACCTTCCGCCACAAACTCATCTCTCAATACAAACTGGAAAACTTTGAGTTGTCACAAGCCCACACCTTCTTCTGGGACAAGTATGAGAAATCAAACTGGTTCTTGGAGCAAGTCATTGCGACTGCAGACCAAGAATTGACGAGCCGTAAGGTTAGCTTCCTACTCCAAACTCCACAACAAGATGGTGGTCAATGGGATATGGTAGTGGCCCTCTTTGAGAAATACGGTGTCGTTCCTAAGTCTGTTTATCCTGAGTCTGTTTCATCTAGCAGCAGCCGTGAGCTCAATGCCATCCTTAACAAATTGCTTCGCCAAGATGCCCAAATCTTACGTGACTTGCTCGCTTCTGGTGCAGACCAAGCAACTGTTCAAGCTAAGAAAGAAGACCTCTTGCAAGAAATCTTTAACTTCCTTGCTATGTCACTAGGACTTCCACCACGTAAATTTGACTTTGCTTATCGTGATAAGGATGACAATTACCAAAGTGAAAAAGGAATCACACCACAGGAATTTTACAAGAAATATGTCAATCTTCCTCTAGAGGACTATGTTTCTGTTATCAATGCCCCAACTGCTGACAAGCCTTACGGCAAATCTTACACAGTTGAGATGTTGGGGAATGTGGTTGGTAGCCGTGCAGTTCGCTACATCAACGTTCCAATGGAGCGCTTGAAAGAATTGGCGATTGCCCAAATGCAAACAGGAGAAACTGTTTGGTTTGGTTCAGATGTCGGCCAGCTCAGCAACCGCAAAGCAGGAATCCTTGCGACAGATGTTTATGATTTTGAATCAAGCATGGATATCCAACTCACTCAAGACAAGGCTGGACGTTTGGATTATAGCGAAAGCTTGATGACCCACGCCATGGTCTTGACAGGTGTGGACTTGGACGAAAATGGCAAGTCAACCAAGTGGAAAGTTGAAAACTCATGGGGAGACAAGGTCGGTGCAGATGGTTACTTTGTTGCCTCAGACGCTTGGATGGACGAATACACCTATCAAATTGTTGTCCGCAAAGAATTGCTGACAGCAGAAGAACAAGCTGCCTATGAAGCAGAACCAATCGTACTTGCACCATGGGATCCAATGGGAGCCTTGGCAGAATAA